From the Desulfovibrio sp. JY genome, one window contains:
- the ybgF gene encoding tol-pal system protein YbgF — translation MSGKRLVTAATAICVSCLLAACGPGNTLRVGKGSDDFRLKAVESSLEKAEATLKDLEKRQTHNDGQLAILAKRVGEIQAALHAQGVKTPEVAVPQGSALGMGFVNPGASPAGAPASPPASPQPGQTPEVSAPPPPGQPAKPERTQPLAGEGIPMPPLGNVPPARSQPSPRVNAPKGRHGYGRVGPAEAPTTPEAAIAADKVATAATPPATPPLPVTAAEKKPAATIAQPPQTPPVAGPAGAAAGPPATATAAPAPTEPAAPPVSPAATPAATAPEPSPKPAPTVGGSGPGGYAETASPAEKDAYNRALQLAINGNAKAAKTAFEQFLAANPNSPLAPNALYWVGEGAFSSGDYKTAIDDFEKVAKGWPGHGKAADALYKMAMAQEKAGDTAAARASYERYLKDYPKAELAGLVRQKLQSLPK, via the coding sequence ATGAGCGGAAAACGTCTTGTTACGGCGGCTACGGCCATCTGTGTCTCCTGCCTGCTTGCTGCATGCGGGCCGGGCAATACGTTGCGCGTGGGCAAAGGGAGCGATGATTTTCGTCTCAAGGCGGTGGAGTCGTCCCTGGAGAAAGCTGAGGCGACGCTCAAGGATTTGGAAAAGCGCCAGACCCACAATGACGGTCAGTTGGCCATCCTGGCCAAACGGGTCGGTGAAATCCAGGCCGCGCTCCACGCCCAGGGCGTGAAGACCCCGGAGGTGGCCGTGCCCCAGGGCAGCGCCCTGGGCATGGGGTTCGTCAATCCCGGGGCTTCGCCCGCAGGCGCGCCCGCGTCTCCACCAGCGTCTCCCCAGCCCGGGCAAACGCCGGAAGTTTCCGCGCCGCCCCCCCCGGGCCAGCCGGCGAAGCCGGAGCGCACCCAGCCCCTGGCCGGGGAGGGCATCCCCATGCCGCCGCTCGGCAATGTGCCGCCGGCCAGGTCCCAGCCTTCGCCCCGGGTGAACGCGCCCAAGGGGCGTCACGGCTATGGCCGGGTGGGACCGGCCGAAGCGCCGACCACGCCCGAAGCCGCCATTGCCGCCGACAAGGTCGCCACGGCGGCCACGCCTCCCGCCACCCCGCCGTTGCCAGTAACGGCAGCGGAGAAAAAGCCGGCCGCGACGATCGCGCAACCGCCCCAGACGCCGCCTGTCGCCGGACCGGCAGGCGCGGCGGCCGGTCCGCCGGCCACCGCCACGGCAGCGCCCGCTCCCACGGAGCCTGCCGCTCCGCCGGTCTCGCCTGCGGCCACGCCTGCCGCAACGGCCCCCGAGCCGTCCCCCAAGCCGGCCCCGACCGTCGGCGGCTCAGGCCCGGGCGGGTATGCCGAAACCGCTTCCCCGGCCGAAAAGGACGCCTACAACAGGGCCTTGCAGCTGGCCATAAACGGCAACGCCAAAGCGGCCAAGACCGCCTTCGAACAGTTTCTGGCCGCCAATCCCAACAGCCCGCTGGCCCCCAATGCCCTCTACTGGGTGGGGGAGGGGGCTTTTTCCTCCGGCGACTACAAGACCGCCATCGACGACTTCGAGAAGGTGGCCAAGGGCTGGCCCGGGCACGGCAAGGCCGCCGATGCTCTGTACAAGATGGCCATGGCCCAGGAGAAGGCCGGGGATACGGCCGCCGCCAGGGCTTCCTACGAACGGTATCTCAAGGATTACCCCAAAGCGGAACTGGCCGGTCTTGTTCGCCAGAAACTCCAATCCCTGCCCAAATGA
- a CDS encoding adenylate/guanylate cyclase domain-containing protein yields MQQTVSPAKEGGSGGAAAFRKRILFGVMAGVVGLTAAWLLSLTGIVTSFEARTFDWRARLLTPRDGGSDAVRLILLDQASLDWAAKENGLSWPWPREVYGAILDFCRRGGAKAVAFDVLYTEPSTYGVADDTAFAAAGKRLGNFVLPVFLGRESGKTNVWPADVPPDPLVIKGLKSWLAKVPPSEAPIYPKAAFPVPEVAAGAKILGNVSQDPEFDGIYRRVNLFGLFDGKAVPSLPLAARMLAEPNLDAAIAGHSLRLGPVTVPLDDAGRAIPRWRRSSDFPAVSAAAVIRSELTLLEGGKPDLDPNMFKGRYVLFGFSAPGLLDLRPSPVAGVTSGVEIHAQTLQSLLTGDFLHVIPHWAGWWLAGALAVAAGLAVTLTTGAMAGAGVIILFLPLPILIALAAYALGSWLPLALPQLAVAGSLVTAVLIGYATEGRQKRFIKSAFRQYLSPDVIEALIAHPERMSLGGELRELTIFFSDLQGFTGISEGMTPQELTALLNKYLTAMTDIILEEGGTVDKYEGDAIIAFWNAPLDQPDHAARAVRAALRCQDKLTELRPAFRERSGHDLHMRVGLNTGPAVVGNMGSDSRFDYTMLGDAVNLASRLEGINKQFGTYTMISSATRDAAGDAFASRRLGRVAVVGRAEPVDVHEPLWPAAAAALTATHDAYANALDAFISGDFQAALAGFTALAGTDPAAASYVKRCEKLLAEPPAGEWNGVLVMTSK; encoded by the coding sequence GTGCAACAGACGGTTTCCCCCGCGAAAGAGGGCGGTTCCGGCGGCGCGGCCGCCTTTCGCAAGCGCATCCTTTTCGGCGTCATGGCCGGGGTGGTCGGGCTCACGGCGGCCTGGCTGCTGTCCCTGACCGGCATCGTGACCTCGTTCGAGGCGCGCACCTTCGACTGGCGGGCCCGGTTGCTCACGCCCCGGGACGGCGGTTCGGACGCGGTGCGGCTGATTCTCCTGGATCAGGCCAGCCTCGACTGGGCAGCCAAGGAAAACGGCCTGTCCTGGCCCTGGCCGCGCGAGGTCTACGGCGCGATTCTGGATTTCTGCCGGCGCGGCGGAGCCAAGGCCGTGGCCTTCGACGTGCTCTACACCGAGCCCTCGACCTACGGCGTGGCCGACGACACGGCCTTCGCGGCGGCTGGCAAGCGGCTGGGCAACTTCGTGCTGCCGGTCTTTCTGGGGCGCGAGTCAGGCAAGACGAACGTCTGGCCGGCCGACGTGCCGCCCGATCCCCTGGTCATCAAGGGCCTCAAATCCTGGCTGGCCAAGGTGCCGCCAAGCGAAGCCCCGATCTATCCCAAGGCCGCCTTTCCCGTGCCCGAAGTGGCGGCCGGGGCGAAAATCCTCGGCAACGTCAGCCAGGACCCGGAATTCGACGGCATCTACCGCCGGGTGAACCTCTTCGGCCTCTTCGACGGCAAGGCCGTGCCGTCGCTGCCCCTTGCCGCCCGCATGCTGGCCGAGCCCAACCTCGACGCCGCCATCGCCGGCCATTCCCTGCGCCTGGGGCCGGTCACCGTGCCCCTCGACGACGCCGGCCGGGCCATCCCCCGCTGGCGGCGCTCGTCGGATTTCCCGGCCGTGTCCGCGGCGGCGGTCATCCGCAGTGAGCTGACCTTGCTCGAAGGCGGCAAGCCCGACCTCGATCCGAACATGTTCAAGGGCCGCTACGTGCTCTTCGGCTTTTCCGCCCCGGGACTGCTCGATCTGCGTCCCTCGCCCGTGGCCGGCGTCACCTCGGGCGTGGAAATTCATGCCCAGACCTTGCAAAGTCTGCTGACCGGCGATTTCCTGCACGTCATCCCCCACTGGGCCGGCTGGTGGCTGGCCGGGGCCCTTGCCGTGGCCGCCGGGCTGGCCGTGACCCTGACCACCGGGGCCATGGCCGGCGCGGGCGTCATCATCCTCTTCCTGCCCCTGCCGATCCTCATCGCCCTGGCCGCCTACGCCCTGGGAAGCTGGCTGCCCCTGGCCCTGCCGCAACTGGCCGTGGCCGGCTCCCTCGTTACCGCCGTGCTCATCGGCTACGCCACCGAGGGCCGCCAGAAACGCTTCATCAAATCCGCTTTCCGCCAATACCTGAGCCCCGACGTCATCGAGGCGCTCATTGCCCACCCCGAGCGCATGAGCCTCGGCGGCGAACTGCGCGAACTGACCATCTTCTTCTCCGACCTCCAGGGCTTCACCGGCATCTCCGAAGGCATGACGCCCCAGGAATTGACCGCGCTTTTGAACAAATACCTCACCGCCATGACCGACATCATCCTGGAGGAAGGCGGCACCGTGGACAAATACGAAGGCGACGCCATCATCGCTTTCTGGAACGCGCCCCTCGACCAGCCGGACCACGCCGCCCGGGCCGTGCGTGCGGCCCTGCGCTGCCAGGACAAACTGACCGAACTGCGCCCCGCCTTCCGCGAACGCTCCGGCCACGATCTGCACATGCGCGTCGGCCTCAATACCGGCCCGGCCGTCGTCGGCAACATGGGCTCGGATTCCCGCTTCGACTACACCATGCTCGGCGACGCCGTGAACCTCGCCTCGCGCCTCGAAGGCATCAACAAGCAATTCGGCACCTATACCATGATCTCCAGCGCCACCCGCGACGCCGCCGGCGACGCCTTTGCCAGCCGCCGCCTCGGCCGCGTGGCCGTGGTCGGCCGGGCCGAACCCGTGGACGTCCACGAACCCCTTTGGCCCGCCGCCGCCGCAGCCCTCACCGCCACTCACGATGCCTACGCCAACGCCCTGGACGCCTTCATCTCCGGCGATTTTCAGGCCGCCCTGGCCGGCTTTACCGCCTTGGCCGGCACCGACCCCGCCGCCGCTTCGTACGTCAAGCGCTGCGAGAAGTTGCTGGCTGAGCCGCCGGCGGGGGAATGGAACGGCGTGTTGGTGATGACGTCGAAATAG
- a CDS encoding M48 family metallopeptidase has product MRSRILLSLAGLLVFGFALYGCNNPEGLSRVLDSFGASVGGAPVGDYAASAVKSVKAVAHAAEDFTPEQEYYIGRAVGASLLTKYHPYRDAKANAYVNEVGQSLAMFSDMPQTYGGYHFLIIDSTEINAFAAPGGLVFITRGMLRCCSGENALAAVLAHEVAHVEHKDALRAIKRARTTEALAIIGGEALKQAGGADVARLTNIFADSIGDIMTTMVNNGYSRTLEYEADKAAVTILVRTGYNPSGLPDMLEAMQKRLTPGGADFAKTHPAPSDRIHELANLARVAEINEPPARVARFKAALGNI; this is encoded by the coding sequence ATGAGGTCGCGTATCCTTCTTTCCCTGGCCGGGCTGCTCGTGTTCGGCTTCGCGCTCTACGGCTGCAACAACCCCGAAGGACTTTCCCGGGTCCTCGATTCCTTCGGCGCGAGCGTCGGCGGCGCGCCGGTCGGCGACTATGCCGCCTCGGCCGTCAAAAGCGTCAAGGCCGTGGCCCACGCCGCCGAGGACTTCACACCCGAGCAGGAATACTACATCGGCCGGGCTGTCGGCGCGTCGCTTCTGACCAAATACCATCCCTACCGCGACGCCAAGGCCAATGCCTACGTCAACGAAGTGGGACAGTCCCTGGCCATGTTCTCCGACATGCCCCAGACCTACGGCGGCTACCACTTCCTCATCATCGACTCCACCGAGATCAACGCCTTTGCCGCGCCGGGCGGACTCGTCTTCATCACGCGCGGCATGCTGCGCTGCTGTTCCGGCGAAAACGCCCTGGCCGCCGTACTGGCCCACGAGGTCGCCCACGTGGAGCACAAGGACGCCCTGCGCGCCATCAAGCGCGCCCGCACCACCGAGGCCTTGGCCATCATCGGCGGCGAGGCCCTCAAGCAGGCCGGCGGCGCGGACGTGGCCCGCCTGACCAACATCTTCGCGGACTCCATCGGCGACATCATGACCACCATGGTCAACAACGGCTACTCCCGCACCCTGGAATACGAAGCCGACAAGGCCGCCGTCACCATCCTCGTCCGCACCGGCTACAACCCCTCCGGGTTGCCGGACATGCTGGAAGCGATGCAAAAGCGCCTCACCCCCGGCGGCGCGGACTTCGCCAAGACGCACCCCGCGCCGTCCGATCGCATCCACGAGCTGGCCAATCTGGCCCGGGTGGCCGAGATCAACGAGCCCCCGGCGCGCGTGGCCCGGTTCAAGGCGGCGTTGGGGAATATCTAA
- a CDS encoding SH3 domain-containing protein: protein MRYRKLTLALALAVCLSGAIALAAKVMSVSVRDGQVRQSPSFLGKIVGKASYGQSVNVSTEQGDWAKVTLPGGVSGWMHRTALTTEKLAMSSGGAGGTGSVSGKEMALAGKGFSAQVEADYRRSHGGDYAAINAMERISYNPGQLLAFLSQGGVHPQGGAK from the coding sequence GTGCGATACCGGAAACTGACGCTGGCCCTGGCCCTGGCCGTGTGCCTGAGCGGGGCCATCGCTTTGGCGGCCAAGGTCATGAGTGTGTCCGTGCGCGACGGGCAAGTGCGCCAGTCGCCTTCATTCCTTGGCAAAATCGTGGGCAAGGCTAGTTATGGCCAGAGCGTGAACGTGAGCACCGAGCAGGGCGACTGGGCCAAGGTCACCCTGCCCGGCGGCGTTTCGGGCTGGATGCACCGCACGGCCCTGACCACCGAGAAACTGGCCATGTCCTCGGGCGGGGCGGGCGGCACGGGCAGCGTTTCCGGCAAGGAAATGGCCCTGGCCGGCAAGGGCTTTTCCGCCCAGGTCGAGGCGGATTATCGCCGCAGCCACGGCGGCGACTACGCGGCCATCAACGCCATGGAGCGCATCAGCTACAACCCGGGACAACTCCTGGCCTTTTTGAGCCAGGGCGGCGTGCATCCCCAGGGAGGCGCGAAATGA
- a CDS encoding DUF2726 domain-containing protein — MEFKTVGIVFGLILVAYIVARILWWRKGRAKKDYYSLDFDFSIFKRKKVFTQNESKFFEQLEQVVDRRYHILSMVRLADVLRIDNDEKNLKYTDRGAYYAAFNRVSKMHLDFVIITRPGHYVACIIELDDSSHDGQPLRDRFKDEVIRTLDLPMVRIKAKPDGNYTPEYIREHLQGLL, encoded by the coding sequence GTGGAGTTCAAAACAGTCGGCATTGTCTTTGGCTTGATTCTTGTGGCCTATATCGTTGCCAGGATACTCTGGTGGCGCAAGGGTAGGGCGAAGAAAGACTATTATTCCCTGGATTTCGATTTCAGCATTTTCAAAAGGAAAAAAGTCTTCACGCAGAACGAAAGCAAGTTTTTCGAGCAACTTGAACAGGTCGTGGACAGGCGCTACCATATCCTGTCCATGGTGCGACTGGCCGATGTGCTGCGCATCGACAACGACGAAAAGAATTTGAAATATACCGACAGAGGCGCGTATTACGCGGCCTTCAACCGCGTGTCCAAGATGCACCTGGATTTTGTGATCATCACCCGTCCCGGCCACTATGTCGCCTGCATCATCGAACTCGACGACAGCTCCCACGATGGGCAGCCGCTCAGGGACCGGTTCAAGGACGAAGTGATCCGGACCCTCGACCTGCCCATGGTGCGCATCAAAGCCAAGCCGGACGGCAACTATACCCCGGAGTACATCCGGGAACACCTGCAAGGGCTCCTTTGA
- a CDS encoding esterase-like activity of phytase family protein produces MPARPLAIALAAILTATSALAAQAPTVQKYTVEAPQSTNIPAPASLAKAFPNGFPLGLGSGVVFAGKDADGSIVLYAVGDRGPNADAPDYVPTPGAKPEPAKIFPAPGYTPSLAKLRVKDGKVEVLAITPLLTADGKPISGRPLPKGSVGSTGETPLAADLSVLPTDTNGLDTEGIAMAPDGSLWLCDEYGPFLVHVDAATGKIIKKYGPGQGLPEIVAKRQPNRGFEGVAVTKDGKVFAAVQSILDVDGKVKASKAPFIRIVELDPATGKTRMFGYPLDSEAYKKNADAKLGDLTAISPTKLLTVEQGKGVDKKMRNIVYAIDLSQATDLTGKTAPDGKPLETVSDPAALEKLGVKLAQKTKVADLRALGWNAEKAEGLSIAPDHKTLILTSDNDFGMTIKPNNPVADKDGKPVKKPGDYQLAPGGQLSHDGQPVPTTFVITPTTEKTDLWVLTLPEAVR; encoded by the coding sequence ATGCCCGCACGTCCCCTCGCCATCGCCCTGGCCGCGATCCTGACCGCCACCAGCGCCCTGGCCGCCCAGGCCCCGACCGTGCAGAAATACACGGTCGAGGCCCCCCAATCGACCAATATCCCGGCCCCGGCCAGCCTGGCCAAGGCCTTCCCGAACGGCTTTCCCCTGGGGCTCGGCTCCGGCGTGGTCTTCGCCGGCAAGGACGCCGACGGCTCCATCGTGCTCTACGCCGTGGGCGATCGCGGCCCCAACGCCGACGCGCCCGACTACGTTCCCACCCCCGGGGCCAAGCCCGAACCGGCGAAAATCTTTCCCGCCCCGGGTTACACCCCGTCCCTGGCCAAGCTGCGCGTCAAGGACGGCAAGGTGGAAGTCCTCGCCATCACGCCGCTTTTGACCGCCGACGGCAAGCCCATCTCCGGCCGCCCCCTGCCCAAAGGCAGCGTGGGCAGCACCGGCGAAACGCCGCTGGCCGCCGACCTGTCCGTGCTGCCCACGGACACCAACGGCCTGGATACCGAAGGCATCGCCATGGCCCCGGACGGCAGCCTGTGGCTGTGCGACGAATACGGCCCGTTTCTGGTCCACGTCGATGCCGCCACCGGGAAAATCATCAAGAAATACGGCCCCGGCCAGGGACTGCCCGAAATCGTGGCCAAGCGGCAGCCCAACCGCGGCTTCGAAGGCGTGGCCGTGACCAAGGACGGCAAGGTCTTCGCCGCCGTGCAGTCGATCCTCGACGTGGACGGCAAGGTCAAAGCCTCCAAAGCCCCCTTCATCCGCATCGTGGAGCTCGACCCGGCAACCGGCAAGACCCGCATGTTCGGCTATCCCCTGGACAGCGAAGCCTACAAGAAAAACGCCGACGCCAAGCTCGGCGACCTGACCGCCATTTCGCCGACCAAACTCCTCACCGTGGAACAAGGCAAAGGCGTGGATAAAAAGATGCGCAACATCGTCTACGCCATCGACCTGTCCCAGGCCACGGACCTGACCGGCAAAACCGCCCCCGACGGCAAGCCCCTCGAGACCGTCTCCGACCCGGCCGCGCTGGAAAAACTCGGCGTCAAACTGGCCCAAAAAACCAAAGTGGCCGACCTGCGCGCCCTGGGCTGGAACGCCGAAAAAGCCGAAGGCCTGTCCATCGCCCCGGATCACAAGACCCTTATCCTCACCTCGGACAACGACTTCGGCATGACCATCAAGCCGAATAACCCGGTCGCCGACAAGGACGGCAAGCCCGTCAAAAAGCCCGGCGACTACCAGCTCGCCCCCGGCGGGCAACTGTCCCACGACGGCCAACCCGTCCCCACCACCTTCGTCATCACCCCCACCACCGAAAAAACCGACCTCTGGGTCCTCACCCTGCCCGAGGCGGTGCGGTAA
- the dprA gene encoding DNA-processing protein DprA, which produces MTNEPVAPDTAWTGDDAFLTELGACLRLRHAPGIGPRTWKRIFDRYDSAAAALADVRSFGPQGLCDDAVAAGLARGVSTAAAQREIEAAAAKGLLPLPYFHPAYPARLRDLPDPPVVLYVVGEARLLSGPCVAMVGARQCSRYGFAAAHEIAAGLAASGITVVSGLAYGIDRQAHLGGLTGPGRSIAVCGTGLDLVYPDANLDVWRALAADGAIISEFPPGTPPQSQNFPIRNRIIAGLSLGVMVVEAAARSGSLITARLALDQGREVFALPGPVNLPTYAGCHALIGQGARLVQTAEDIVTALARELAAFVDRPRPAPPRPAPPAVSKRQSAPRPAPPAAPKSKPASPTPPESPVAPTASPPDLPPLEAGIVKLLADGSKRHIDALARTLETASGPLSQALVLLEMKGLVRKWPGMYYTREVEG; this is translated from the coding sequence ATGACCAACGAGCCGGTCGCGCCCGATACCGCCTGGACGGGCGATGACGCGTTTTTGACCGAACTCGGGGCTTGCCTGCGCCTGCGCCATGCCCCCGGCATCGGCCCCCGGACCTGGAAACGCATTTTCGACCGCTACGATTCCGCCGCCGCCGCGCTGGCCGACGTGCGCAGCTTCGGTCCCCAGGGGCTTTGCGACGACGCGGTCGCGGCGGGTCTGGCCCGGGGCGTCTCCACCGCCGCTGCGCAGCGGGAGATCGAAGCCGCCGCCGCCAAGGGCCTTTTGCCCCTGCCCTATTTCCATCCGGCCTACCCGGCCCGGCTGCGCGATTTGCCCGATCCGCCCGTGGTCCTCTACGTCGTCGGCGAGGCGCGGCTGCTCTCCGGTCCCTGCGTGGCCATGGTCGGGGCCAGACAGTGTTCGCGCTACGGCTTCGCCGCCGCCCATGAAATCGCCGCCGGGCTTGCCGCCAGCGGCATCACCGTGGTGTCCGGGCTGGCCTATGGCATCGACCGCCAGGCCCACCTCGGCGGGCTGACCGGGCCCGGGCGCTCCATTGCCGTGTGCGGCACCGGGCTCGACCTGGTCTATCCCGACGCCAACCTCGACGTCTGGCGCGCGCTTGCGGCCGATGGCGCCATCATCAGCGAATTTCCCCCGGGCACGCCGCCCCAGTCCCAGAATTTTCCCATCCGCAACCGCATCATCGCCGGGCTGTCTCTCGGGGTCATGGTGGTGGAGGCGGCGGCCCGCTCGGGCAGCCTCATCACCGCCCGGCTGGCCCTGGACCAGGGACGCGAGGTCTTCGCCCTGCCCGGGCCGGTCAACCTGCCCACCTATGCCGGCTGCCACGCGCTGATCGGCCAGGGAGCCAGACTCGTGCAGACGGCCGAGGACATCGTGACCGCCCTGGCCCGGGAGCTGGCCGCCTTCGTGGACAGGCCGCGCCCCGCGCCGCCGCGTCCCGCGCCACCCGCCGTTTCGAAACGCCAGTCCGCGCCGCGTCCCGCGCCGCCCGCCGCCCCGAAATCCAAGCCCGCTTCGCCCACGCCGCCCGAATCGCCCGTTGCCCCGACCGCTTCGCCGCCGGACCTTCCGCCGCTCGAGGCCGGGATTGTGAAGCTCTTGGCCGACGGCAGCAAGCGCCACATCGACGCCCTGGCCCGGACGCTCGAGACCGCTTCCGGCCCGCTGAGCCAGGCCCTGGTGCTGTTGGAGATGAAGGGCCTTGTGCGGAAATGGCCGGGCATGTACTACACCCGGGAAGTGGAAGGGTAA